AAGATTATGAATTTGATAGCAAAGAGTTAATTCACTTGTGGATAGGACTAGATATTCTGCACTCAcatgagaaaaacaaaaaagttggAGAAGTTGGAGAGAGCTACCTACATGAATTGGTTAGTTATGGATTTTTTAAGGAAAGCAAAACAAGATCTGGCTCACCATGTTATGTTATCCATGATCTACTACACGACTTAGGAGTGAAGGTTTCATCAGATGAATGTCTTAGCATATATGGTTCAAACATGGGGTCCATCCAAATCCCCCCTTCCGTACGTCACATATCTATTGTTATTGAGGACACAATTTTGGAGGATAGAATCCGTTTTGAAGAATGTAAAACAGGCCTGAGTGCACTGGATAAAAGATTGAATGCTGAGAACCTACATACATTGATGTTATTTGGAAATTACCATGTAAGCTTTGCCAAGGAATTTCGTGATTTGTTTAGGGAAGCAAGACgccttcgtgttgtatttttgtCGGAAGCATTATCATCCTATGATGTCGATAACTTGCTATGCAACTTCTCTAAGCTTGTACATCTTCGCTATATACGGATTGCATGCCGTCCTTATCTGTTCCCAGTAAGACTACCTAGTAGTACTGCAAGATTATATCACTTGAGGATCCTTGATGTATCAGGATGCAATATTGACTCGAGATTCCTGAGGGAGATGAGAAACCTTACAAAATTACAACACTTTCTTACTCTTGATGACAGCATTCTCTCTGGGATTTTTGAGGTAGGGAAACTAAAACTTCTACAGGAGTTAAGAAGATTTGAAGTCAGCAAGGAAAATTCTGGTTTCGAACTAAAGGAGTTAGGGCAACTGCAAGAGCTCCATGGATCACTTAGCATTTATAACCTTGAAAAGGTTCAAGCAAAGGAAGAAGCAGAGCAAGCAAAAGTAATACAAAAATTCCATTTAAAACAGTTGACATTAAGTTGGGATAGTGAGCAGTCCGATGGCAGTAAGAATCCTAAGAGGGAAGAGCTTGTCCTTGAAAGTCTGAAACCACATAGCAATCTTCAGGAGCTATGCATTAGAGGACATGGAGGAGCTAAATGTCCTACATGGCTAGGCACCAACCTTAATGTTCAGAATTTAGAATCTCTTTGTCTTTATGATATAGGTTGGAAAAACCTTCCACCTATAGAAGGGCTGTGGATGGTCAGTGGCCATGCTGAGAACTGCCACGGCCAAAGTTTCAAGAATTTAAAGAGGCTAGAATTAGTCAAGATACCAACGCTGGAAAAATGGGTTGGAAATGACCCTTGTAAAGTCTTCTCTCACTTGGAAGAGCTGGTCATAAGAGATTGCTCTGTACTCATGGAGTTGCCATTTTCACGTTCTACTTGTGAACACCGAGATAAAGAGGTGAACCTGAATTGGTTTCCCATGCTAAGGAAGCTCGTAATTATTAACTGCCCAAACTTATTGTCCTTGCCTCGTTTACCTTGGACTCGTGCTCCATGCTCCCTCAATATAGGAAACAGTGATGCATCTAAATGTTTTGAGAGTCTATTTTACAGAAAAGATGAATCTGAATGCAGCTTGAAAGTCGATGGCTTGGATGGTGCATGGCTGAAGGTGTTGGACTTTGACAACCTAACGGAACTAAAATCTTTGGAGGCCCAGAGATGCCCTCCTCTGCCTCCGGATCACCTCCAAATGCTTTCATCCCTGAAGACCCTCGAGATCAGGGATCCGAATAGTGGCCTTTGGCCATTTGAAGGTGAAAGCCATGCCGGTCATCAGTTTCCAGTGGAAAATCTAGTGATCACAGAGTGTGGTGCTAGTGGAAAGGAATTTACACAGCTGCTCTCTCATTTTCCAAAGCTTTCTACTTTGCGTATAAGCAATTGCCAGAAGATAACAAGGGCGGGTGTCATGGGGAAGCAAGCAACGAGGATGATAGCTTCAACGAGGATAAAATCCGGGCCATCGCCATCAGCTTCAGCTAAAATGGAGGGCGTGCAAATTGGACAGAACCAGCTAATACATGCAAGAGGAGACAGGGAAATAGCAGTGGAAACAGAGGATGAAGAAGTACTGCTCTTGCCTCCCAACCTACAGAGCCTGCGAATGTACAAGTGCCCAAATCTGATTCTCATCAATCTTCCGTCCGATTTGCACTCCCTCCAATCTTTGGAAATTGAGGTGTGCCCCGAGTTCCTCTCCTCCTATTCATCGTCGTCCACTTCGTGTTTCCCCTTCGCATCCTCCTTGCAATTTCTCGAACTTCGTAGCTTGGAGGGCATGGAGGCAGCAGCAGTGCCTCTCTCAAACCTTGTCTCTCTCACAACGCTATGGATAATTGGATGTGGGGACTTAAGAAGCGAGGGCTTGGGAACTCTCCTCACCCAAGGTCAACTCACAGAACTAGGGGTCTCCGACAGCCCCAGATTCCTCGTTGACTGTTCCAAGCCATCACGGACGCGTGAAGAAGATCCTCTTCCCTGGTCCTCCAAGCTGCAGAAGTTGGGTAGTGACGACATTGCAGGCGTCCTCACTGACTCCTTCTGCAGCCTCGTCTCTTCCTCTCTTGCCACCTTAAGTCTTGCATTTAACTACGATGTGGAACGCTTCACAATGGAGCAAGTGGAGGCGCTTCTTCTCCTCACCTCCCTCCACGACCTTGAGTTCGAGTGGTGCGGCAAGATGCAGTACCTTCCTGCTGGGCTACATAAACTTGACAAACTCAAGGCATTATCCATCGTGGACTGTAAAGCTCTCCGGTCGCTGCCCAAGGACGGCCTCCCCAGTTCGCTGCAGCATCTATCGATCGGCTACTGTCCTGCCATCAGGTCACTGCCAAAGGTAGACACACTCGCCAGTTCTCTGCTCTCATTAACGGTCAATGCCCGCAACAGCAAGGAGCTAATAAGACAGTGCCGCAAGTTAAAAGGAACAATTCCAAGAGTCTACACCTGACTCATCCAGGGTAAGAGATGCTTTTGCTTGTTTGTTTGTACTACTTGTGCCCAGTTCCTGTCCACAACCTTTCCTTACGTTTGCATAATCTCGTGTGCTCATCTGAATAACCCGGATCACTTGTTTGAACACGTTTTGTGCAGGTCTCATGTTATACGAATCGAGCATCTTTCTTGTCTTGTCAGATTTCCTCTGCAAATATATTCCAGTCACACTAGAAGTCTATCCACCGAAGATCAAGTTCAACACCAGCTTCTCGAGGTTATTACTTATTATTTTATTAGTAACATTCCTCTATGTTTCTTTTAACTTTTCGCAGTGTTTCCACTAACCAATTTAATTATGACATTACCATCTCAACAGGATGCCCTCTGGAATGTTAGCTCTGCTGAATTTGTCTGCACGCCTCCGTCTCTTGAGCTCACCCAACCTATAAATGGTAGCTCTGCTGATTGTACGGCATTCATCAAAACACAAAGGTACTATGCATTTTGTATTTAACAGTTCAAATGAAGCCGCACCCATTTCTAACTGCCAAGCTTGTTGCTTCCTTGCAGATACCTCGTAGAATCCTGCTGAAAAATACATTGGTTTGTT
This portion of the Setaria viridis chromosome 7, Setaria_viridis_v4.0, whole genome shotgun sequence genome encodes:
- the LOC117863771 gene encoding putative disease resistance protein At3g14460, with protein sequence MILLPIFFLVSPLHSCIELAFAYTACSSPPFVSCLTEGGVFDLSCNNTGHFKFCDQIPVSFKFSVSLCNLVLEAHIGLRFVEVLTMEAAVSAARWVLGKALAPVTDGLLEAWAASAGLGDNIDALKMELLFAQAMLDNARGRELHSPALAQMLHKLRQLAHDADDVLDELDYFRIQDALDGTYHAADTPADGCAKSLALNTLYTARALAGKLKLTSGSRDSANHGDPDDQEDDDAKRGRLSGVPCSCGGRAVTSSPPSPTNNGDQKASGKCLPKFAYRARNAACAVGKHLPCYSSPCAHDDAHSSMSEKGSNEPGNGWRSIFSACPSRPQKINDAAKLPKLKFDRVEISIKMRAIIEQLKPICAKVSTILNLEPLGSSCTTAKDIAMNRPITSSEIIEPKLYGRDSQKKRIVDAIADGEYAANKFTVLPIVGAGGIGKTTFTQHVYQEVNNNFQVSVWTCVSLNFNANNLLQDIVDKIPEVNGESKNDSVEERIGQRIKSKRFLLVLDDMWTYHEDEWKKLLAPFRKGEEKGNMVMVTTRIPEVAKMVKTVDCWLELERLEAEDFLRFFEACVFGEEQSFKDHDALLGVGEQILDKLKGFPLAAKTVGRLLRNQLNLDHWRRVLDSKEWELQTSDNDIMPALKLSYDYLPFHLQQCFSYCALFPEDYEFDSKELIHLWIGLDILHSHEKNKKVGEVGESYLHELVSYGFFKESKTRSGSPCYVIHDLLHDLGVKVSSDECLSIYGSNMGSIQIPPSVRHISIVIEDTILEDRIRFEECKTGLSALDKRLNAENLHTLMLFGNYHVSFAKEFRDLFREARRLRVVFLSEALSSYDVDNLLCNFSKLVHLRYIRIACRPYLFPVRLPSSTARLYHLRILDVSGCNIDSRFLREMRNLTKLQHFLTLDDSILSGIFEVGKLKLLQELRRFEVSKENSGFELKELGQLQELHGSLSIYNLEKVQAKEEAEQAKVIQKFHLKQLTLSWDSEQSDGSKNPKREELVLESLKPHSNLQELCIRGHGGAKCPTWLGTNLNVQNLESLCLYDIGWKNLPPIEGLWMVSGHAENCHGQSFKNLKRLELVKIPTLEKWVGNDPCKVFSHLEELVIRDCSVLMELPFSRSTCEHRDKEVNLNWFPMLRKLVIINCPNLLSLPRLPWTRAPCSLNIGNSDASKCFESLFYRKDESECSLKVDGLDGAWLKVLDFDNLTELKSLEAQRCPPLPPDHLQMLSSLKTLEIRDPNSGLWPFEGESHAGHQFPVENLVITECGASGKEFTQLLSHFPKLSTLRISNCQKITRAGVMGKQATRMIASTRIKSGPSPSASAKMEGVQIGQNQLIHARGDREIAVETEDEEVLLLPPNLQSLRMYKCPNLILINLPSDLHSLQSLEIEVCPEFLSSYSSSSTSCFPFASSLQFLELRSLEGMEAAAVPLSNLVSLTTLWIIGCGDLRSEGLGTLLTQGQLTELGVSDSPRFLVDCSKPSRTREEDPLPWSSKLQKLGSDDIAGVLTDSFCSLVSSSLATLSLAFNYDVERFTMEQVEALLLLTSLHDLEFEWCGKMQYLPAGLHKLDKLKALSIVDCKALRSLPKDGLPSSLQHLSIGYCPAIRSLPKVDTLASSLLSLTVNARNSKELIRQCRKLKGTIPRVYT